The following proteins are encoded in a genomic region of Hymenobacter siberiensis:
- a CDS encoding glycosyltransferase family 4 protein, whose translation MDKHSPLVLVVDNSRAVTGALNAMRHATGPLRPGMRFEYVLPTGSTGRAVLEADGYAVHELPFVEISRRKADLLQYVPLLLLNGWRLHRLAQKQGARLVHLNDFYNLTGYVARLFSLGQLQVLTHVRFLPQTLPQPLARTWRWLAEHAAQQVLCVSEAVRVYFAPDNAKVRTVYDPLPARGEELSPYAVAARDGVPVRLLYLSNYIQGKGQNFALEAFKFAHARNPNLHLHFVGGDMGMAKNQKFRQELEGASNAAGLAEAVHFDGFAANTEAAIKAHDIVLNFSEAESFSLTCLDALYYGVPLIATDCGGPAELFENGKSGLLVPNRDVSAMADAMVTLAGNEELRQQLSVASRAFVRQKFAPAHTYELLAACYQQVLTRS comes from the coding sequence GTGGATAAGCACTCTCCGCTGGTGCTCGTCGTCGATAACTCCCGCGCCGTGACTGGCGCACTCAATGCCATGCGCCACGCCACCGGCCCGTTGCGGCCGGGTATGCGCTTTGAGTATGTGTTGCCCACCGGCAGCACCGGCCGGGCCGTGCTGGAAGCCGATGGCTACGCGGTACACGAACTGCCGTTCGTGGAAATTAGTCGGCGCAAGGCCGATTTGCTACAGTATGTGCCGTTGTTGCTGCTCAATGGCTGGCGGCTTCATCGGCTGGCTCAAAAGCAGGGGGCACGCCTGGTACATCTCAACGATTTCTATAATCTCACGGGTTATGTGGCGCGGCTTTTTAGTCTTGGGCAGTTGCAGGTACTCACCCACGTGCGCTTTTTGCCTCAGACCTTGCCGCAGCCACTGGCCCGTACCTGGCGCTGGCTGGCTGAGCATGCCGCCCAGCAGGTGCTGTGCGTGTCGGAAGCCGTGCGCGTGTACTTCGCGCCCGATAATGCCAAGGTCCGTACTGTGTACGACCCCTTACCGGCGCGTGGCGAAGAGTTATCTCCGTACGCGGTAGCAGCCAGAGATGGTGTGCCCGTTCGGCTGCTCTATCTCAGCAACTATATCCAGGGGAAGGGCCAGAACTTTGCGTTGGAAGCATTTAAGTTCGCCCATGCCCGCAACCCCAATCTGCACCTGCACTTTGTGGGCGGCGACATGGGAATGGCAAAAAATCAGAAATTCCGGCAGGAGTTGGAAGGAGCTTCGAATGCAGCCGGCCTGGCCGAAGCCGTGCATTTTGACGGTTTCGCCGCCAACACGGAAGCTGCCATAAAAGCGCACGACATCGTGCTGAACTTCTCTGAGGCCGAATCGTTTTCCCTCACCTGCCTTGATGCGCTGTACTACGGCGTGCCGTTGATTGCCACCGATTGCGGCGGCCCGGCCGAGCTGTTCGAAAACGGAAAATCGGGCCTGCTGGTGCCTAACCGCGATGTGTCGGCCATGGCCGACGCGATGGTAACTCTAGCTGGCAATGAAGAATTGCGGCAGCAACTTTCGGTAGCTAGTCGTGCTTTTGTGAGGCAGAAATTTGCCCCTGCCCATACTTATGAGTTGCTAGCCGCATGCTACCAGCAGGTGCTAACGCGCTCCTGA
- a CDS encoding IS630 family transposase, with the protein MTIRLLKTERQLLRQAQRACRGKAGYVPVTALLMLDRGRAVVAVAEDLGLDQATVYRYAQSYQLLGLVGYLKSEQPGYWGLLTSAQLAHLCQQVNTQLYTDCKGLQAWLQRTYGIPYSVSGLTDLLHRLGFTYKLITLVPCLADAEAQAAFLDELAVLETHVERGEAVLYYADAAHPTHNTRCTRAWCEAGKEWPLLTVSGRERVNLNAALNAYAPTQVLLDETSCVNAQSTRRLYEQLLAAHPDKARIYVVCDNARYYKNKELRAWLAEKPICQVFLPPYSPNLNLIECFWKYLRQKIINTTFYRTKGQFRTAVLDFFTRLPEFGQDLASLLTRKFYIIAAQFTS; encoded by the coding sequence ATGACGATTCGGCTTCTCAAGACTGAGCGACAGTTGTTGCGGCAGGCGCAACGCGCTTGCCGGGGCAAAGCCGGGTACGTGCCGGTGACGGCCCTGCTCATGCTCGACCGGGGTCGGGCCGTGGTCGCCGTGGCCGAAGACCTGGGCCTGGACCAGGCCACCGTTTACCGCTATGCCCAATCGTACCAGCTGCTGGGCTTGGTGGGGTATCTCAAATCGGAGCAGCCCGGCTATTGGGGTCTGTTGACCAGCGCCCAGCTGGCCCACTTGTGCCAGCAAGTCAACACGCAGCTCTACACCGACTGCAAAGGCCTGCAAGCCTGGCTGCAGCGCACCTACGGCATTCCCTACTCCGTCTCAGGCCTGACCGACCTGCTGCACCGGCTGGGCTTCACCTACAAGCTCATCACGCTCGTGCCCTGCCTGGCCGATGCCGAAGCGCAGGCCGCCTTTCTCGACGAGTTGGCCGTGCTCGAAACCCACGTCGAGCGGGGCGAGGCGGTGCTCTATTACGCCGATGCGGCCCATCCCACCCACAACACACGCTGCACCCGCGCCTGGTGCGAAGCCGGCAAAGAATGGCCCCTGCTCACGGTCAGCGGCCGCGAGCGGGTCAATCTCAACGCCGCCCTCAATGCCTATGCCCCGACGCAGGTGCTGCTCGATGAGACCAGTTGCGTCAATGCCCAAAGCACCCGGCGCTTGTACGAGCAACTGCTGGCGGCCCACCCCGACAAGGCCCGCATTTACGTCGTTTGTGACAACGCCCGCTACTACAAAAACAAGGAGCTGCGGGCCTGGCTGGCCGAAAAGCCCATCTGCCAGGTGTTTCTGCCCCCCTATTCGCCCAATCTGAACCTGATTGAGTGCTTCTGGAAGTACCTGCGCCAGAAGATTATCAACACCACCTTCTACCGCACCAAAGGCCAGTTCCGCACCGCCGTGCTTGACTTCTTCACCCGGCTCCCCGAGTTCGGTCAAGACCTCGCGTCCTTACTAACCCGGAAATTTTATATTATCGCCGCGCAATTCACTTCGTAA
- a CDS encoding glycosyltransferase family 4 protein — MRILFLVPYPPGRAPSQRFRFEQYLDILTAAGHTYQLAPFISVGTWNILYQPGRAGAKALGILGGFARRLALLLRVPRYDFVFVHREAAPVGPPVFEWIISEVLGKKIIYDFDDAIWLANTSEANKIAAGMKWHHKVSAISRWAYKNSCGNSYLANYARQFNPRAVVNPTTIDTVHLHNQVRDQAAPGRLVIGWTGTHSTLKYLDQVVPVLAKLEAEGLDFEFRVISNQPPAFPLKSLVYLPWRKDTEIADLLGFHVGLMPLEDDPWAKGKCAFKALQYMALGVPALVSPVGMNTEVVQHGHNGFVCATPADWEASLRQLLADASLRQHLGAAARTTIEQRYSVRTNTPNFLNLFS; from the coding sequence ATGCGCATCTTATTTCTCGTGCCTTATCCGCCCGGCCGGGCACCCTCCCAGCGTTTTCGCTTCGAGCAGTACCTGGATATCCTGACGGCCGCCGGGCACACCTACCAGCTGGCCCCGTTTATCTCGGTGGGCACCTGGAACATCCTGTACCAGCCGGGCCGCGCCGGGGCCAAGGCTTTGGGCATTCTGGGTGGTTTTGCCCGGCGGCTGGCGCTGCTGTTACGCGTGCCGCGCTACGATTTTGTGTTTGTGCACCGCGAGGCTGCGCCCGTGGGGCCACCCGTATTTGAGTGGATTATTAGTGAAGTACTGGGTAAAAAAATTATCTACGATTTCGACGATGCCATCTGGCTTGCTAATACTTCCGAGGCTAATAAAATAGCGGCCGGCATGAAGTGGCACCACAAGGTGTCCGCTATCAGTCGCTGGGCGTATAAAAACAGCTGCGGTAATAGCTACTTAGCCAATTATGCCCGGCAGTTCAACCCCCGAGCCGTCGTTAACCCTACAACCATCGACACGGTGCATCTGCACAACCAGGTGCGCGACCAAGCCGCGCCCGGCCGCCTCGTCATTGGCTGGACCGGCACGCACTCTACCCTTAAGTACCTCGACCAGGTAGTGCCGGTGCTGGCCAAGTTAGAAGCCGAAGGACTGGATTTTGAATTCCGGGTCATCTCCAACCAGCCGCCGGCCTTCCCGCTGAAATCATTAGTGTACCTGCCTTGGCGTAAAGACACAGAAATAGCCGACCTGCTGGGCTTTCACGTCGGCCTGATGCCACTTGAGGACGACCCGTGGGCCAAGGGTAAGTGCGCATTTAAAGCCCTGCAATACATGGCTTTGGGTGTACCCGCGCTAGTATCGCCGGTTGGGATGAATACCGAAGTGGTGCAACATGGCCACAACGGCTTCGTTTGCGCTACTCCTGCTGATTGGGAGGCCAGCCTGCGCCAGCTCCTGGCTGATGCCAGCCTGCGCCAGCACTTGGGCGCGGCCGCCCGCACCACCATTGAGCAACGCTACTCGGTGCGTACCAATACCCCCAATTTCCTGAATCTTTTCAGCTAA
- a CDS encoding tetratricopeptide repeat protein — MKTVALDSVGVMPSAIDTKGWLLLDKDIQTELDGAVDNIYNFKFDKAEKQFRSLRRRYPNHPMAYFMLGLSTWWKIRPTNFQSTQYDKPFFAYMDTAVTKAQALYDADNHNYEASFFLSASYGFSARLHGERHDWRKATVDARRSLNYLRKSQEANDLSPEFQFGQALFNYYSVWIGDNYTLLKPVLLFFPKGDKKLGLQQLRSVAANGFYTATEARVFLMGILKNEENNAEEAMPVAKYLANRFPDNGYFQRFYAFMAYDQGEFPDCERVSRQILDKINKGMPGYEGISGRYASYFLGYLMQNRYRDIAKAKDYYQRCIVFSESTGETAGGFYLFANANLARIAVKEKDLTAAKRYYAVVADKADHKSEQYKEAKMWLKKNGKA; from the coding sequence ATGAAAACGGTGGCGCTCGATTCGGTGGGCGTGATGCCCTCGGCCATTGATACCAAAGGCTGGCTCCTGCTGGATAAGGATATTCAGACGGAGCTGGATGGCGCGGTCGATAACATTTACAATTTCAAGTTCGACAAGGCCGAGAAGCAATTCCGCTCCCTGCGCCGCCGCTACCCAAACCACCCCATGGCGTATTTTATGCTGGGGCTGAGCACCTGGTGGAAAATTCGCCCTACCAACTTCCAGAGCACGCAGTACGACAAGCCCTTTTTCGCTTACATGGACACGGCCGTCACCAAGGCCCAGGCGCTCTATGATGCGGATAATCACAACTACGAAGCCAGCTTCTTCCTCTCTGCCTCCTATGGATTTTCGGCCCGACTGCACGGCGAGCGCCACGATTGGCGCAAAGCCACCGTTGATGCCCGCCGCTCCCTCAACTATCTTAGAAAGAGTCAGGAAGCGAATGATTTGAGTCCGGAATTCCAATTCGGGCAGGCACTATTCAACTACTATTCGGTCTGGATTGGCGATAATTACACCCTGCTCAAGCCGGTGCTACTATTTTTCCCGAAGGGTGATAAAAAACTAGGACTGCAACAGTTGCGTAGCGTGGCCGCCAATGGCTTTTATACTGCTACCGAGGCCCGGGTATTTCTAATGGGCATCCTCAAGAACGAGGAGAACAATGCCGAAGAAGCCATGCCCGTGGCAAAATACTTAGCCAACCGGTTTCCGGACAACGGGTATTTCCAGCGGTTCTACGCCTTTATGGCGTATGACCAGGGCGAATTCCCGGATTGCGAGCGGGTGAGCCGCCAGATTCTGGACAAGATTAACAAGGGCATGCCGGGTTACGAAGGCATTAGCGGCCGCTACGCCAGCTACTTCCTGGGTTACCTAATGCAAAATCGCTACCGCGACATCGCCAAGGCCAAGGACTATTACCAACGGTGCATCGTGTTTTCCGAAAGCACAGGCGAGACTGCCGGCGGATTTTATTTATTTGCCAATGCCAACCTGGCTCGCATCGCAGTAAAGGAAAAGGACCTAACGGCAGCCAAGCGCTACTACGCGGTAGTGGCCGACAAAGCCGACCATAAGTCGGAACAATACAAAGAGGCTAAAATGTGGTTGAAAAAGAACGGCAAGGCCTAG
- a CDS encoding aminopeptidase has protein sequence MHLLHSLCRLPAPAGNEAALTKFVLDYVRQQQAAWLHQPRIIADERFQDCILLVFGKPRTAVFAHLDSIGFTVRYGRQLVRIGGPQAEAGYRLVGKDSQGEVDCTLTVDEETGELGYAFHRDIDRGTELTFYCDFRETATTVQSCYLDNRLGVWNALRLCETLEHGIIAFSCWEEHGGGSVAYLAKYIYETYGVRQALISDITWVTEGVHAGQGCAISLRDSLIPRRAYVDRIRAIAADSGIPHQLEVEGSGGSDAKELQHAAAPWDWCFVGAPEDHVHSPDELVFKNDIESMLALYQVLMDKL, from the coding sequence ATGCACCTGCTCCACTCGCTTTGCCGCCTGCCGGCCCCCGCCGGCAACGAGGCTGCACTCACCAAATTTGTGCTTGATTACGTCCGGCAGCAGCAGGCTGCCTGGTTGCACCAGCCCCGGATTATCGCCGATGAGCGGTTCCAGGACTGCATTCTGCTGGTGTTCGGGAAGCCCCGTACGGCCGTTTTTGCCCACCTCGACAGCATCGGCTTCACGGTGCGCTACGGCCGGCAATTGGTACGAATTGGAGGCCCGCAGGCCGAAGCAGGTTACCGCCTGGTAGGAAAGGATTCGCAAGGAGAAGTAGACTGTACATTAACCGTTGACGAAGAAACCGGGGAACTGGGTTACGCGTTCCACCGCGATATTGACCGGGGCACGGAGCTCACCTTCTACTGCGACTTCCGCGAAACGGCCACCACCGTGCAAAGCTGCTACCTCGATAACCGCCTCGGCGTGTGGAACGCCCTGCGCCTGTGCGAAACGCTGGAGCACGGCATTATTGCCTTTTCGTGCTGGGAAGAGCACGGCGGCGGCTCTGTGGCCTATCTCGCCAAATACATTTACGAAACCTACGGCGTGCGCCAGGCCCTGATTTCTGATATCACCTGGGTAACTGAGGGCGTGCACGCCGGTCAGGGCTGTGCCATCTCGCTGCGCGACTCGCTCATTCCGCGCCGGGCGTACGTGGACCGTATCCGGGCCATCGCGGCCGATTCGGGCATCCCCCACCAGCTGGAGGTAGAAGGCAGCGGAGGCTCCGATGCCAAGGAACTGCAACACGCCGCTGCGCCCTGGGACTGGTGCTTCGTCGGCGCCCCTGAAGACCATGTGCACTCGCCCGATGAGCTGGTATTCAAGAATGACATCGAAAGTATGCTGGCGCTCTATCAGGTGCTCATGGATAAGCTTTAA
- a CDS encoding glycosyltransferase family 2 protein, producing MDIPPPIFSIVSPVYRTDTMIPELVARIIRSVTPLTTNFEIILVDDRSPDKSWEEIQTQVHLDSRVRGLRLSRNFGQHRAITAGLDYSQGEWIIVMDCDLQDRPEEIPALLAKAQEGFDIVLARRFERQDGAFKKLFSYLFYNILSYLTGTPQDSAIANFGIYNRKVINAICELRESTRYFPAMARWVGFRVSTLDVEHAERPEGTSSYNIKRLVNLALDIILAYSDKPLRLTVKFGLLISATSFIGTIYMLWQAIEGKIQVLGYASLIVSIWFFSGLIILIMGIIGLYLGKTFEGVKNRPIYVVDDFIGNAIAQQEV from the coding sequence ATGGACATCCCTCCCCCCATTTTTTCCATAGTAAGTCCGGTATATAGGACAGATACCATGATACCGGAGTTGGTAGCTCGCATTATTCGTAGTGTAACACCTCTCACAACTAATTTTGAGATTATATTAGTTGATGACCGTAGTCCGGATAAATCATGGGAGGAAATACAAACACAAGTGCATCTTGACTCTCGCGTGCGAGGGTTACGGCTCAGTCGCAACTTTGGGCAGCACCGCGCTATTACAGCCGGCCTTGATTATAGCCAGGGCGAGTGGATAATAGTAATGGACTGCGACCTGCAGGACCGGCCCGAAGAGATACCAGCACTGCTCGCCAAAGCGCAGGAGGGATTCGATATAGTGCTGGCGCGCCGATTTGAAAGGCAGGATGGGGCGTTCAAAAAGCTTTTTTCTTATCTGTTTTACAACATACTAAGCTATTTGACTGGTACACCGCAGGATAGCGCCATCGCCAATTTCGGTATTTATAATCGAAAAGTGATTAATGCCATTTGTGAATTGCGCGAAAGTACGCGTTATTTCCCTGCTATGGCCCGGTGGGTAGGCTTTCGTGTTTCTACCCTCGATGTTGAGCATGCTGAGCGGCCTGAAGGAACAAGCAGCTATAATATCAAGCGGTTAGTTAATTTGGCATTGGATATTATACTGGCTTATTCTGATAAGCCTTTGCGGCTTACAGTGAAATTTGGCCTGCTGATATCGGCCACCTCATTCATTGGCACTATCTATATGCTATGGCAGGCTATTGAAGGCAAAATTCAGGTGCTTGGTTACGCTAGCCTTATAGTGTCTATTTGGTTTTTTTCAGGGCTAATAATCTTGATTATGGGAATTATTGGCCTGTATTTGGGTAAAACGTTTGAAGGAGTCAAAAACCGACCTATTTATGTGGTCGACGATTTCATCGGAAATGCTATAGCGCAACAAGAAGTATGA
- a CDS encoding GNAT family N-acetyltransferase gives MSSVLELLPWDTEFLGYKVGRLQPTDSTLVTVNELIGEARLQGFHLLYWAADPTDVTAAHTALAIGAYLADQKVTYAMPVKAGVTQQLGQGIEVAVELSAQLVSLALQSGHHSRYQNDARFAPDVFLRLYTRWIENSVNGKLAREVLVYRADRSGEELGMITLNVKNTRADIGLLAVDERTRGQEIGTRLIDAAHQRSHAWGVEVLQVVTQVTNSGACRFYERCGFRTDSIVHIYHIWLP, from the coding sequence ATGAGTTCTGTTTTAGAGTTATTACCTTGGGATACGGAATTCCTGGGATATAAGGTGGGGCGGCTACAACCTACCGATTCAACATTAGTGACAGTAAACGAGCTGATTGGGGAAGCTCGCTTACAAGGCTTCCATCTCTTGTATTGGGCAGCAGACCCAACAGATGTCACTGCTGCTCATACTGCCCTTGCTATTGGAGCATATCTGGCTGACCAAAAGGTTACCTATGCTATGCCTGTCAAGGCGGGCGTAACACAGCAGTTAGGTCAAGGTATTGAAGTGGCCGTTGAGCTTTCTGCGCAGCTTGTATCGCTGGCTTTGCAGAGTGGTCACCACTCACGTTATCAAAATGACGCTAGATTTGCTCCCGATGTGTTTTTGAGGCTCTACACTCGCTGGATTGAAAACTCTGTTAATGGCAAGCTTGCACGTGAAGTATTGGTCTACCGAGCAGACCGGTCCGGCGAAGAACTGGGCATGATAACATTAAACGTTAAGAATACTCGAGCTGATATTGGGCTTTTGGCTGTGGATGAGCGGACAAGAGGGCAAGAGATAGGCACTCGGCTAATAGACGCGGCTCATCAGCGTTCACATGCTTGGGGAGTTGAGGTTTTGCAGGTTGTAACTCAGGTTACCAATTCAGGGGCCTGTCGTTTCTACGAGCGCTGTGGCTTTCGCACCGACTCTATAGTTCATATTTACCATATCTGGCTCCCATAG
- a CDS encoding transposase → MTPKRTRRRYTAEFKAEVALAALTERQPLAELAAHYQLATAQITRWKLQLREQATQVFTEAPAAGMPLPDVEPLYAAIGRLQMENALLKKTLPR, encoded by the coding sequence ATGACCCCAAAACGCACCCGCCGTCGCTATACGGCCGAGTTCAAAGCGGAGGTGGCGCTAGCCGCCCTCACCGAGCGCCAGCCATTGGCCGAGCTGGCCGCTCACTACCAATTGGCTACCGCTCAAATCACCCGTTGGAAGCTGCAACTGCGTGAGCAGGCCACCCAGGTTTTCACCGAAGCGCCTGCGGCCGGCATGCCCTTACCCGACGTCGAGCCCCTCTACGCGGCCATCGGTCGGTTGCAAATGGAAAACGCGCTGCTAAAAAAAACGCTACCCCGATGA
- a CDS encoding IS3 family transposase — translation MSTAQQRVLVQASDPAGSSVAARCQALGLARSSFYYQPCGESAYNLELMRLLDEEFTDHNFKGVLGLRDHLRLAGHAVNAKRVRRLVRLMGHEPIYPKPRLSIPGQGVTPYPYLLRDRPATAPKEVWSTDITYVPMAKGFLYLAAVLDWHSRYVLSWQLSNTLDVGFCLQALGDALRHAPAPYIFNSDQGSQFTSLAYEQALLDAGCRISRDGRGRATDNAFIERLWRTVKWEHIYLIPADDGQHLHQQLTAYFAYYNHRRPHQSLGGQTPAHVYQTNTTFNHNNITTLPYHFS, via the coding sequence ATGAGCACGGCCCAACAACGGGTCCTGGTTCAGGCCTCGGACCCGGCCGGTAGCTCGGTCGCCGCTCGCTGCCAGGCCCTAGGCCTGGCCCGCAGCAGCTTCTACTACCAGCCCTGCGGAGAAAGTGCTTACAACCTGGAGCTCATGCGCCTGCTCGATGAGGAGTTTACCGACCACAACTTCAAAGGAGTGCTCGGCCTGCGCGACCACCTGCGCCTGGCCGGCCACGCCGTCAATGCCAAGCGCGTGCGCCGCCTCGTGCGCCTGATGGGCCACGAGCCGATTTATCCCAAACCGCGCTTGTCCATTCCTGGTCAAGGCGTTACGCCCTACCCGTACCTACTGCGGGACCGCCCGGCCACCGCCCCGAAGGAGGTATGGAGTACCGACATCACGTACGTGCCCATGGCCAAGGGCTTTCTCTATCTGGCCGCCGTGCTCGACTGGCACTCGCGCTACGTGCTCAGCTGGCAGCTCTCCAACACGCTCGACGTGGGCTTTTGCCTGCAAGCCCTGGGTGATGCGTTGCGCCATGCTCCGGCTCCCTACATCTTCAACTCCGACCAGGGCAGCCAGTTCACCAGCCTCGCCTACGAACAAGCTTTGCTGGACGCCGGCTGCCGCATCAGCCGCGACGGCCGCGGCCGCGCCACCGACAATGCCTTCATCGAACGCCTCTGGCGCACGGTCAAATGGGAACATATCTATCTTATCCCGGCCGATGACGGCCAGCACCTGCACCAGCAATTAACCGCGTACTTTGCCTACTACAATCATCGCCGACCCCATCAAAGTCTCGGGGGCCAAACGCCCGCCCACGTCTACCAAACCAACACAACATTCAATCATAACAATATTACTACTCTACCCTACCATTTTAGTTAA
- a CDS encoding IS4 family transposase: MKHCLVAKITTLLHSAPLVRNLARKKFIARFVLGLFKSRNVQFCEVAQHLNDGAKLASNETRIQDFFREVDLDYLALAVLLVGLLPGTGKLRLCLDRTEWDFGKCQVNILLVTVGRGDCHWPLYWELLDNRSGNSNAADRAALLDFCLRVLGPDRVGLVVGDREFVGHAWFKYLKDKGIFFVMRLPKHHLLTDRHGRRHAVADWGLHPGQCRQLAACQVDGVWGGAQVTALTGGEYLFLFGTANVAFLGQFYRKRWTIEACFQNLKGRGFALRGTHLQCRGKLKKLVGLVSLAYALCVSVGTWLHEKVQPIKTKNNGYKRASFSRHGLNALRQYTRPGRSTDPAFIANMNAVFRWIICQLTLYQLTKMVG, from the coding sequence GTGAAGCATTGCCTCGTTGCCAAAATTACGACCCTTTTGCATTCGGCCCCGCTGGTGCGGAACCTGGCCCGCAAGAAGTTCATTGCCCGCTTCGTGCTGGGTCTCTTCAAAAGTCGAAACGTACAATTTTGCGAAGTGGCGCAGCATCTCAACGACGGCGCAAAACTGGCCTCGAACGAGACGCGCATCCAGGACTTTTTTCGCGAGGTCGACCTGGATTACCTGGCCCTGGCTGTGCTGCTGGTGGGCCTGCTGCCGGGCACGGGCAAGCTGCGCCTGTGCCTGGACCGCACGGAGTGGGACTTCGGCAAGTGCCAGGTAAACATTCTGCTCGTCACGGTGGGCCGCGGCGACTGCCACTGGCCGCTGTACTGGGAATTACTCGACAACCGCAGCGGTAATTCCAATGCGGCTGACCGCGCCGCGCTGCTGGATTTTTGCCTCCGGGTACTGGGCCCCGACCGGGTGGGGTTGGTGGTGGGCGACCGGGAATTTGTGGGCCATGCGTGGTTCAAGTACCTCAAAGACAAGGGTATTTTCTTCGTCATGCGCCTGCCCAAGCACCACTTGCTCACCGACCGCCACGGCCGCCGTCACGCCGTGGCCGACTGGGGCCTGCACCCGGGCCAGTGCCGCCAACTGGCCGCGTGCCAGGTCGACGGGGTCTGGGGCGGGGCGCAGGTCACGGCCCTGACCGGGGGCGAGTACCTGTTCCTTTTCGGCACGGCCAACGTCGCTTTTTTGGGCCAGTTCTACCGCAAGCGCTGGACCATCGAAGCCTGTTTTCAGAACCTGAAAGGGCGCGGCTTTGCCTTGCGCGGGACGCATTTGCAGTGCCGCGGCAAGCTCAAAAAACTCGTTGGCCTCGTGAGCCTGGCCTACGCGCTGTGTGTCAGCGTGGGCACCTGGCTCCACGAAAAGGTGCAACCCATCAAAACCAAAAACAACGGCTACAAACGCGCCAGTTTCAGCCGCCACGGCCTCAACGCTCTGCGGCAATACACGCGGCCCGGCCGCAGCACTGACCCGGCCTTCATTGCTAACATGAACGCCGTGTTTCGATGGATTATTTGCCAACTAACTCTTTATCAATTAACTAAAATGGTAGGGTAG
- the rffA gene encoding dTDP-4-amino-4,6-dideoxygalactose transaminase — protein MDSSIPFNKPYLSGNETRYIEEAVLSGKISGDGMFTKRCHQFFEQQLGFKKVLLTTSCTDALEMAALLLDIKPGDEVIMPSYTFVSTSNAFVLRGAHIVFADSTAENPNLDPARLESLITARTRAIVPVHYAGIACDMDPIMEIANRHNLFVVEDAAQAIDSYYKGKALGTIGHLAAFSFHETKNIISGEGGMLAINDERFAARAEIIREKGTNRSSFFRGEVDKYGWVDHGSSFLPSDIIAAFLWAQLENLRDIQTKRVAIWERYYRALEPLVAIGVEMPYVPDFATKNGHMFYLVCRSLAERTALIEYMKSQNINPVFHYLSLHTSPFYFENHDGRVLPWADHYTDCLIRLPLYYELSTAQQTRIMDAILSFYKQTGS, from the coding sequence ATGGATTCTAGTATTCCCTTTAACAAACCTTACCTCTCAGGCAACGAAACCCGTTATATCGAAGAGGCTGTGCTATCCGGCAAAATTTCTGGTGATGGCATGTTTACCAAGCGGTGCCACCAGTTTTTTGAGCAGCAGCTGGGTTTTAAAAAAGTTCTGCTGACTACATCCTGTACTGATGCTCTGGAAATGGCAGCTCTGCTGCTCGACATCAAACCCGGGGATGAGGTGATTATGCCATCTTACACGTTTGTGTCGACTTCCAATGCTTTTGTATTGCGGGGGGCACACATCGTCTTTGCCGATAGTACCGCCGAAAATCCTAATCTGGACCCTGCCCGATTAGAATCACTCATTACTGCTCGTACGCGCGCTATTGTACCCGTTCATTATGCTGGCATAGCATGTGATATGGACCCCATAATGGAGATTGCTAATCGGCATAATCTGTTTGTGGTAGAAGATGCCGCCCAGGCGATTGACAGCTACTATAAGGGAAAGGCTTTGGGCACGATTGGCCATTTAGCTGCTTTTTCGTTTCATGAAACCAAAAATATCATTTCGGGCGAGGGAGGAATGCTGGCCATTAATGACGAGCGGTTCGCTGCCCGTGCCGAAATAATTAGAGAAAAAGGGACAAACCGGTCATCTTTTTTTCGTGGTGAAGTAGACAAATACGGATGGGTTGACCATGGCTCGTCGTTTTTGCCTTCGGATATAATCGCAGCATTCCTGTGGGCGCAGCTTGAGAATTTGCGCGATATTCAGACTAAACGCGTAGCAATCTGGGAGCGCTACTATCGTGCACTGGAGCCCTTGGTAGCTATTGGGGTAGAAATGCCCTATGTACCGGATTTCGCAACCAAAAACGGGCATATGTTCTACTTGGTGTGCCGTAGCTTAGCGGAGCGTACCGCGCTAATCGAATACATGAAATCACAGAATATTAATCCGGTGTTTCATTATTTGTCGCTCCATACCAGCCCATTCTATTTCGAAAATCATGATGGCCGGGTGCTGCCCTGGGCAGACCATTATACCGACTGCCTGATTCGCCTGCCGCTTTACTATGAGTTGAGCACCGCGCAGCAAACCCGGATTATGGATGCCATTTTATCGTTCTATAAGCAGACGGGCTCATAA